The Amphiura filiformis chromosome 15, Afil_fr2py, whole genome shotgun sequence region ACTTAAAGAACGGTTTTCATCACATTCCTATTGCAAAAGAGGACCAGAAGTATCTCGGCTTTGCGTTCCGaggaaaattttataaatggaaGGTCCTTCCATTCGGGCTCAAAATGAGCCCATATGTGTTTTACAAAGTAATTCGTCCGGTAGTCCAACATTTAAGGGCTCGCGGATTGAGGGCGCTAGCATATTGCGACGATTTCTTCCTGGCGGCAACCAGGGACAATATAGACGCTCACAAAACTTTATTGCTAGACACAATGAGCCGACTCGGCCTTACAGTGAACATGGACAAATCGTCCCTCGAACCGGATATGACAAAGGATTACATTGGCTACAAAATTTGCACACAAGGAAAACCAATGTTGAAAATACCAAGTGCGCGTATCAAGAAGCTAAAAAGACAATTACGCGCGTGCTACAACTAAACAAAATCAGGGCCAGAGTTTTGGCTCGTATAGCGGGACAGTGTGTCTCAATGTCAAAGGCAGTGTTGCCAGGGAAACTGTTGCTAAGAAATGTTTACAGACTATTGGCAACCAAACTATCCTGGGATCAAGAATTAGTGATGGATTCGGAAACGCGTGCAGACCTCACCTGGTGGAATCACGCAGTGACAGCATGGAACGGCAGCCCTATCATGGTTGGACCAGTGGATGTCCAGATAGAAACCGACGCATCCCAAACCGGTTGGGGTGCGGGGTGTCAAAATCAGCATGCGGCAGGATTTTGGAATCGCAGAATGGCCGAAATGCCATCGAACTACAGAGAAATGATGGCGATTTTGCTCGCTTTGAAGTCGTTCAAAATCTGGACAAAAGACAGTACAAATTTGCACAGAAAATATTGCAGCAGCGGCATACATCAATCATTTAGGAGGTTCGAGCAAACAGCTATGCCAGTTGGCAAAGGCAATTTGGTTGGAAGCCTACGAAAGGGAAATGACATTGCAAGCCAAATACTTGCCGGGTCCTCAAAATGTAACGGCCGACGCCCTCTCTCGACTTCCAAACAAGTACGAATGGCAGCTTCACCCAGGGCTGTTCAGGTTCATCGACAAATTATGGGGACCGCACACGGTCGATCGTTTTGCGACGCTGGCAAACGCACAATTACCTGTTTTCAACAGTCGGTTTTCGGAACCGCTTACTTCAGGAATCGACGCATTGGCACAGAACGACTGGGCAGCGCACAACAACTTTTGCAACCCACCATTCCGCATGATAGGTCAAGTACTGCAAACAATCGCGCAAAGACAGGCACATGCCACTATAATAGCACCGCTATGGCCGGCCCAGCCATGGTTCCAGACTCTCAGGGAAATGTCAATTTGCCCACCCCTAAAACTTCCAAAAGGGAAAGCGTTTATCCCATGCGGAGCACAACCGGAACCATGGAAAAACAAACGGTGGAAAGTGTATGCCTGGAGAATTTGTGGACACGGACATTGACTGAACAAGGTTGGTCAAAAAGGGCCACCGTCCAATTGCCACTTTGTCTAGCGCCCTCAACACTTCGCACTTATAATGCGTCAATTCTTAAATTCCAAAGTTTTTGCGTTGAACAAAAAGTTGAATTTCCTACTGTTATTACAAGTGTTGTTGCAGATTTTTTATGTTCTCTAGCAGACTCATCAGCTTCGCCTCGTGCTCAACTTAAAACAGCACAAGCAGCATTAGGCCATGTTTACAAAGCTGTAGGTGTGCAAAACCCACTGGATTTGGGTTGTATTCAATTGTTGATTACTGCACTCGTTAAGTCTTCAACCCAAAAGCCCATGGCTAAATCACTTGTTATGCCAGTCAAGCCATTTACGGCATTATTCTGCGATTGGCctgaaaacaaacatttgtgtGTGAAAAGACTTAGGTTGAAGACTATTACCCTTATGGCCCTTACTCTTATGCTGAGACCTTCAGACATTGCCCCAAAATCAGTGCAGTTCAATGAAAACACATGTGAAACATCAAGGTGGTTGTTTTCAACAGAGAACATCACATTCACTGAAAATGCAGCAAAAATC contains the following coding sequences:
- the LOC140171046 gene encoding uncharacterized protein, whose amino-acid sequence is MSKAVLPGKLLLRNVYRLLATKLSWDQELVMDSETRADLTWWNHAVTAWNGSPIMVGPVDVQIETDASQTGWGAGCQNQHAAGFWNRRMAEMPSNYREMMAILLALKSFKIWTKDSTNLHRKYCSSGIHQSFRRFEQTAMPVGKGNLVGSLRKGNDIASQILAGSSKCNGRRPLSTSKQVRMAASPRAVQVHRQIMGTAHGRSFCDAGKRTITCFQQSVFGTAYFRNRRIGTERLGSAQQLLQPTIPHDRSSTANNRAKTGTCHYNSTAMAGPAMVPDSQGNVNLPTPKTSKRESVYPMRSTTGTMEKQTVESVCLENLWTRTLTEQGWSKRATVQLPLCLAPSTLRTYNASILKFQSFCVEQKVEFPTVITSVVADFLCSLADSSASPRAQLKTAQAALGHVYKAVGVQNPLDLGCIQLLITALVKSSTQKPMAKSLVMPVKPFTALFCDWPENKHLCVKRLRLKTITLMALTLMLRPSDIAPKSVQFNENTCETSRWLFSTENITFTENAAKIKFHGVKNDTSRTGFEVLLQPVPDVKLNPVRALKDYIEVTQSVRPKDNPVFLSLSQPYGPITAATVAGILNEAIQLAGLGNKGFSAKSFRPTGATVAIETGCDPEITMRQGRWKTRSVFFDHYVHSQPPQSMSCDILNHE